Proteins from a single region of Thunnus albacares chromosome 16, fThuAlb1.1, whole genome shotgun sequence:
- the LOC122965440 gene encoding G-protein coupled receptor 4-like — translation MNSTNTSNSTQQCVDIGASAISDLQTAVYILVFLFGLIFNVLMLGPIFQQVQRQNVMGIFLLNLSLSDMLYLFTIPLWINYYRQDHHWNLGVTSCSVAGFFYYSNMYISICLLCCISVHRCLLVMYPHRSKTHRTSYYTWAQCAIVHVVVVVLHILGLIYNLTDAYDEKNNNDHCYETYPMQRPVALFNLLRVGFGFLLPLLVLTVSYWKVLATVGQSPGLNAQAKRKVRMLSFGVIGIFSICYAPYHIILLARSLVFYQSDNTQPDGSYCQFERRMHVFFSCTLALSSLNCVMDPVLYVFVSNGVQEEVTLCWRRNNRTQREDYGLSTYNRGQPNSN, via the coding sequence ATGAATtccacaaacacatcaaactcAACTCAACAGTGTGTTGATATTGGTGCAAGTGCCATTAGTGACCTCCAGACGGCTGTTTACATCCTGGTTTTTCTCTTTGGTTTGATCTTCAATGTGCTGATGCTGGGTCCCATTTTTCAACAAGTGCAGAGGCAAAATGTTATGGGCATCTTCCTGCTAAACCTGTCCCTCTCAGACATGCTTTACCTCTTCACCATACCTCTTTGGATCAATTATTACCGACAGGACCATCACTGGAACCTAGGTGTTACGAGCTGCAGTGTAGCCGGCTTCTTCTACTACTCCAACATGTACATCAGTATCTGCCTGCTCTGCTGTATCTCTGTGCACCGCTGTCTGTTGGTCATGTACCCCCACCGCTCCAAAACCCACCGTACATCATATTACACCTGGGCACAGTGCGCCATTGTTCATGTTGTAGTGGTGGTGCTGCACATCCTGGGGCTGATCTACAATCTCACAGACGCCTatgatgagaaaaacaacaatgacCATTGTTATGAGACCTATCCCATGCAGAGGCCTGTTGCCTTGTTCAACCTGCTCCGAGTGGGCTTTGGCTTCCTGCTGCCCCTGCTGGTGTTGACTGTCAGCTACTGGAAAGTGCTAGCCACTGTAGGCCAAAGTCCCGGCCTGAATGCCCAGGCTAAGAGGAAGGTCCGCATGCTGTCTTTTGGGGTAATTGGCATCTTCTCAATTTGCTACGCTCCATATCACATTATCCTGCTCGCACGCTCACTAGTCTTCTACCAGAGTGACAACACCCAACCTGATGGAAGTTACTGCCAGTTTGAACGGAGGATGCATGTCTTCTTCTCATGCACACTGGCACTGTCCAGTCTGAACTGTGTGATGGACCCTGTGTTGTATGTATTTGTCAGTAACGGAGTCCAAGAGGAGGTGACTCTCTGCTGGAGGAGGAATAATAGGACGCAGAGAGAGGACTATGGTCTATCTACATATAACAGAGGACAGCCTAATAGcaattaa